From the genome of Nakamurella flavida, one region includes:
- a CDS encoding MDR family MFS transporter, with amino-acid sequence MSTTTPEKGTTATAVESPTGFTHKQIMTILAGLLAGMFLAALDQTIVSTSIRTIADDLNGLSVQAWVTTAYLITSTVSTPLYGKLSDIYGRRPLFVTAIVLFVVGSFACAFATSMPQLAAFRAFQGLGAGGLFSLALAIIADIVPPRERAKYQGYFLAVFGTSSVIGPLVGGLFAGADTILWITGWRWVFLVNVPIGAIALLIVWKNLHLPHMKQSHRIDWWGAAALIVGIVPILTVAEQGRTWGWASAASISMMVLGVLGIAAFVAIEFRMKDEALIPMRLFRSRVFSTGLGAGVLVGVGMFGALSCLPLYLQLVKGASPTASGLLLLPMMIGIMSGSIASGQITSRTGKYKMFPVIGTALLAAAFFLLLTVKIGTPYWQLDIYFLMVGVGLGLNMQTLTIAVQNAVPARDIGVATSSVTFFRQMGGTLGVAVFLSLLFNSVPSNIAASTATLAQAPAYQQAVASAVADPTSPSHQLAINLVAAGRGDTGAQAAIQDALNNDSSFLGRVDPLLAEPFKQAFVDSTHLVYLVGGIVMVLAFLLVLTLKEIPLRTMSAIDERRAEEASLAAETLPPSGLATTTETSTTGATADAPAAGSTAREVHAGTSGGGAHAATGDPGQLRVADLAARPTAAPSTDGTAPDGTPGRHART; translated from the coding sequence ATGTCCACCACGACGCCCGAGAAGGGCACCACCGCCACCGCGGTGGAGTCGCCCACCGGCTTCACCCACAAGCAGATCATGACGATCCTGGCCGGTCTGCTCGCCGGCATGTTCCTGGCCGCGCTCGACCAGACCATCGTCAGCACCTCGATCCGCACCATCGCGGACGACCTCAACGGTCTGTCGGTGCAGGCGTGGGTGACCACCGCCTACCTGATCACCTCCACGGTCAGCACCCCGCTCTACGGGAAGCTGTCCGACATCTACGGGCGTCGGCCACTGTTCGTCACCGCGATCGTGCTGTTCGTCGTCGGGTCGTTCGCCTGCGCGTTCGCCACCTCGATGCCGCAGCTGGCCGCGTTCCGCGCCTTCCAGGGTCTGGGCGCCGGTGGTCTGTTCTCCCTCGCGCTGGCGATCATCGCCGACATCGTGCCGCCCCGGGAGAGGGCCAAGTACCAGGGCTACTTCCTGGCCGTCTTCGGCACCTCCTCGGTGATCGGCCCGCTGGTCGGCGGGCTGTTCGCCGGCGCCGACACCATCCTGTGGATCACCGGCTGGCGCTGGGTGTTCCTGGTCAACGTGCCGATCGGGGCCATCGCGCTGTTGATCGTGTGGAAGAACCTGCACCTGCCGCACATGAAGCAGAGTCATCGCATCGACTGGTGGGGCGCCGCCGCGCTGATCGTCGGCATCGTGCCGATCCTGACCGTCGCCGAGCAGGGCCGGACCTGGGGCTGGGCCTCCGCGGCCTCGATCTCGATGATGGTGCTGGGTGTGCTGGGCATCGCCGCGTTCGTGGCCATCGAGTTCCGCATGAAGGACGAGGCGCTCATCCCGATGCGCCTGTTCCGCAGCCGGGTGTTCAGCACCGGCCTGGGCGCCGGCGTGCTCGTCGGTGTGGGCATGTTCGGTGCGCTGAGCTGCCTGCCGCTGTACCTGCAGCTGGTCAAGGGCGCCTCGCCCACCGCGTCCGGTCTGCTGCTGCTGCCGATGATGATCGGCATCATGAGCGGCTCGATCGCCTCCGGGCAGATCACCTCCCGCACCGGCAAGTACAAGATGTTCCCGGTCATCGGGACGGCTCTGCTGGCCGCGGCGTTCTTCCTGCTGCTGACCGTGAAGATCGGCACCCCCTACTGGCAGCTGGACATCTACTTCCTGATGGTCGGTGTGGGCCTCGGCCTGAACATGCAGACGCTGACCATCGCGGTGCAGAACGCCGTCCCGGCTCGCGACATCGGTGTGGCCACCTCCTCGGTGACCTTCTTCCGGCAGATGGGCGGCACCCTGGGTGTCGCGGTGTTCCTGTCGCTGCTGTTCAACTCCGTGCCGTCCAACATCGCCGCGTCCACCGCCACGCTGGCCCAGGCCCCGGCCTACCAGCAGGCCGTGGCCTCCGCGGTCGCCGACCCGACCAGCCCGAGCCACCAGCTGGCGATCAACCTCGTGGCCGCCGGCCGGGGGGACACCGGGGCGCAGGCCGCCATCCAGGACGCGCTGAACAACGACTCCTCGTTCCTGGGTCGGGTGGATCCGCTGCTGGCCGAGCCGTTCAAGCAGGCCTTCGTGGACTCGACCCATCTGGTCTACCTGGTCGGCGGCATCGTCATGGTGCTGGCGTTCCTGCTCGTCCTGACGCTCAAGGAGATCCCGCTGCGCACCATGTCGGCGATCGACGAGCGGCGTGCCGAGGAGGCCTCGCTCGCCGCCGAGACGTTGCCGCCGTCCGGTCTGGCCACCACGACGGAGACGAGTACGACCGGCGCCACGGCCGACGCTCCGGCCGCCGGATCGACGGCCCGGGAGGTGCACGCGGGTACCTCGGGAGGGGGCGCGCACGCCGCCACCGGTGATCCGGGACAGCTGCGGGTCGCCGATCTCGCCGCCCGCCCGACGGCCGCACCGTCGACGGACGGGACTGCGCCGGACGGGACGCCCGGACGGCACGCCCGCACCTGA
- a CDS encoding MarR family winged helix-turn-helix transcriptional regulator: protein MSEHLLDRTVDPTALPEATGSCGCSIRPAPAGSGAMDEDTLHSEIAGAILSVVRQYAGIKARLVDTPEGEMHLSILLGKVTAHGPLRAGDLADRINADPSTVSRQVAALVKAGLLERRADPDDGRASLLVVTDAGRARLAEHEVRRGWATAPVLAGWSLHDRSELLRLMSRYALDLHDHRDEIVAMLTGAARAAAPTRSTGTEEDR, encoded by the coding sequence ATGAGCGAACACCTGCTGGACCGGACGGTCGACCCGACCGCCCTGCCGGAGGCCACCGGCAGCTGCGGCTGCTCCATCCGTCCGGCCCCCGCCGGTTCCGGGGCCATGGACGAGGACACCCTGCACTCGGAGATCGCCGGCGCGATCCTGTCCGTCGTCCGTCAGTACGCCGGCATCAAGGCCCGGCTGGTGGACACCCCCGAGGGGGAGATGCACCTGTCGATCCTGCTGGGCAAGGTCACCGCGCACGGACCGCTGCGGGCCGGTGACCTCGCCGACCGGATCAACGCCGATCCCTCCACCGTCTCCCGCCAGGTCGCCGCCCTGGTCAAGGCCGGGCTGCTCGAACGCCGGGCCGATCCCGACGACGGGCGGGCCTCGCTGCTCGTCGTCACCGACGCCGGCCGGGCCCGGCTGGCCGAGCACGAGGTCCGGCGGGGCTGGGCCACCGCTCCCGTGCTGGCCGGCTGGAGCCTGCACGACCGCTCCGAGCTCCTCCGGCTGATGAGTCGGTACGCCCTCGACCTGCACGACCACCGTGACGAGATCGTCGCGATGCTGACCGGCGCCGCCCGCGCCGCCGCCCCCACCCGCTCCACCGGCACGGAAGAAGACCGCTGA
- the ribD gene encoding bifunctional diaminohydroxyphosphoribosylaminopyrimidine deaminase/5-amino-6-(5-phosphoribosylamino)uracil reductase RibD yields the protein MSTVEIAALDEAAALAARGAGTALPNPVVGCVLLDPAGGVVGRGWHERAGGPHAEVVALAEAGAAAAGSTAVVTLEPCNHTGRTGPCSAALLAAGVVRVLVAVRDPFLPAAGGIEHLRAAGVEVVDLSAVGADDPAAAAAVVASRQVNRVWLTAVARQRPYVTVKAGMTLDGRVAAPDGTSRWITSAESRADVHRLRGEVDTMLVGVGTVLADDPALTARGADGRPTGRQPLRVVLDSAGRTPAGARVRDDAAPTWIVTADETPATDTGLDLAGVLAELYRRGRRHVLVEGGPRVAASFFDAGLVDEALFYLAPTVLGAGTPAVAGGAAGTLTDRRDGELVEVTRLGPDVRLRVAFPSAGR from the coding sequence GTGAGCACCGTCGAGATCGCCGCACTGGACGAGGCGGCCGCCCTGGCCGCCCGGGGCGCCGGGACCGCCCTGCCCAACCCGGTGGTGGGGTGCGTGCTGCTCGACCCGGCCGGCGGCGTGGTCGGCCGGGGCTGGCACGAACGGGCCGGCGGGCCGCACGCCGAGGTGGTGGCGCTGGCCGAGGCCGGTGCGGCCGCGGCGGGGTCCACCGCCGTCGTGACGCTGGAGCCGTGCAACCACACCGGCCGGACGGGCCCGTGCTCGGCGGCCCTGCTGGCCGCCGGGGTGGTGCGGGTGCTTGTGGCTGTCCGGGATCCGTTCCTGCCCGCCGCGGGCGGCATCGAGCACCTGCGTGCCGCCGGCGTGGAGGTGGTGGACCTGAGTGCGGTGGGTGCGGACGACCCGGCGGCGGCGGCGGCGGTGGTCGCTTCCCGGCAGGTCAACCGGGTCTGGCTCACCGCGGTGGCCCGGCAGCGGCCGTACGTCACCGTCAAGGCGGGCATGACCCTGGACGGACGGGTCGCCGCCCCGGACGGCACCAGCCGGTGGATCACCTCGGCGGAGTCCCGGGCCGATGTGCACCGGCTGCGGGGCGAGGTGGACACCATGCTCGTCGGCGTGGGCACGGTGCTCGCCGACGATCCCGCGCTGACCGCGCGGGGCGCCGACGGCCGGCCCACCGGGCGGCAGCCGCTGCGGGTGGTGCTGGACTCGGCCGGGCGTACCCCGGCCGGCGCCCGGGTCCGCGACGACGCCGCGCCCACCTGGATCGTCACGGCGGACGAGACACCCGCGACGGACACGGGTCTCGATCTGGCCGGCGTGCTGGCCGAGCTGTACCGGCGGGGCCGGCGGCACGTCCTGGTGGAGGGGGGCCCGCGGGTGGCCGCGTCCTTCTTCGATGCCGGGCTGGTCGACGAGGCGCTGTTCTACCTCGCGCCGACGGTGCTCGGGGCGGGGACCCCGGCCGTGGCCGGCGGTGCGGCGGGCACGCTGACCGACCGGCGGGACGGCGAGCTGGTCGAGGTCACCCGCCTGGGGCCGGACGTCCGGCTGCGGGTGGCGTTCCCGTCCGCCGGGCGTTGA
- a CDS encoding MarR family winged helix-turn-helix transcriptional regulator — protein sequence MSSDPWLSASQQAAWRAFLTMSGELNERIERDLHAAAGMPHAYFIILVSLSEAPDGCLRMNQLATAARSSQSRLSHAVARLEQSGWVRRTPAPGDRRGQIAELTPAGRAELERVAPGHAETVRSMVFDGLDDDQVAELRHICEIVTARLTQDTLRPGHRHS from the coding sequence GTGAGCTCCGACCCGTGGCTGTCCGCGTCCCAACAGGCGGCCTGGCGGGCGTTCCTGACCATGAGCGGCGAGCTGAACGAGCGGATCGAGCGCGATCTGCATGCCGCCGCGGGCATGCCGCACGCCTACTTCATCATCCTGGTCTCCCTGTCCGAGGCACCCGACGGATGCCTGCGGATGAACCAGCTGGCGACGGCGGCCCGCTCGTCGCAGTCCCGGTTGTCGCACGCGGTCGCCCGGCTCGAGCAGTCCGGCTGGGTGCGCCGCACCCCGGCCCCGGGTGATCGTCGCGGCCAGATCGCCGAGCTCACCCCGGCCGGCCGGGCCGAACTGGAACGCGTCGCCCCCGGGCACGCGGAGACGGTGCGCTCCATGGTGTTCGACGGCCTGGACGACGACCAGGTGGCCGAACTGCGACACATCTGCGAGATCGTCACGGCGCGGCTCACGCAGGACACCCTGCGCCCCGGCCACCGCCACTCCTGA
- a CDS encoding M28 family metallopeptidase → MRKSAAIVASLLLGSLIVPVSSASALDDVNTKKLRNAVTVNGILAHERVLQRIANRNDGNRASGTQGYAESVDYVKARLEASGYDVTVQEFTFPFFRTLGPSTLAQVSPAAGSYENATLEYSGNGEVTGTVVPAGGIQVPPPETPGVAAGCLPSDFVPASATEDQIALVQRGTCTFAIKTANAVTAGYDAVVVFNEGQPGRDGLLEGVTLGEPVEVPVVGVDYADGAALYAAALAGPVTLQVSTQTEYDPEAVTYNVLADTRKGDPDQVVVVGAHLDSVVAGPGINDNGSGTATILEIAEEMAKLGVAPRKQVRFAFWGAEEAGLLGSEHYVDTLSDDELGTIYANLNFDMVGSPNYVRFVYDGDLSDSELDGAAPPGSAQIETLFTDYFAGQDLATAPTAFDGRSDYGPFITAGIPAGGLFSGAEGIKTEAEAAIFGGTAGVAYDPNYHQAGDTIGNLNTKALAEFGDAAAHAVWTMARSRSGLYEDGSRMARSAPPTKDSFDRWGSDWVR, encoded by the coding sequence GTGCGCAAGTCCGCCGCGATCGTGGCATCCCTGCTGTTGGGGTCATTGATCGTCCCCGTGTCCTCGGCATCGGCCCTGGACGACGTCAACACCAAGAAGCTCCGCAACGCGGTCACCGTCAACGGGATCCTCGCCCACGAGCGCGTCCTGCAGCGCATCGCCAACCGCAACGACGGCAACCGGGCCTCCGGCACCCAGGGCTACGCCGAGTCGGTGGACTACGTGAAGGCCCGGCTGGAGGCGTCCGGCTACGACGTCACCGTCCAGGAATTCACCTTCCCGTTCTTCCGCACCCTCGGTCCCTCGACGCTGGCCCAGGTCTCACCCGCCGCGGGCAGCTACGAGAACGCCACGCTCGAGTACTCCGGCAACGGCGAGGTGACGGGCACGGTCGTGCCGGCCGGCGGGATCCAGGTCCCCCCGCCGGAGACCCCGGGGGTGGCTGCCGGTTGCCTGCCGAGCGACTTCGTGCCGGCCTCGGCGACCGAGGACCAGATCGCCCTGGTCCAGCGCGGCACGTGCACGTTCGCCATCAAGACGGCCAACGCGGTGACCGCCGGGTACGACGCGGTCGTCGTGTTCAACGAGGGTCAGCCGGGCCGCGACGGACTGCTGGAGGGGGTCACCCTGGGCGAACCGGTCGAGGTGCCGGTGGTGGGCGTCGACTACGCGGACGGTGCCGCGCTCTACGCCGCGGCCCTGGCCGGCCCGGTCACCCTGCAGGTGTCCACCCAGACCGAGTACGACCCGGAGGCGGTCACCTACAACGTGCTCGCCGACACGAGGAAGGGCGACCCGGACCAGGTCGTCGTGGTCGGCGCCCACCTGGACTCCGTCGTGGCGGGGCCGGGGATCAACGACAACGGCAGCGGGACGGCCACCATCCTGGAGATCGCCGAGGAGATGGCCAAGCTCGGTGTCGCCCCCCGCAAGCAGGTGCGCTTCGCGTTCTGGGGCGCGGAGGAGGCCGGGCTGCTGGGCTCGGAGCACTACGTCGACACCCTGTCCGACGACGAGCTCGGCACCATCTACGCCAACCTCAATTTCGACATGGTCGGGTCCCCGAACTACGTGCGGTTCGTCTACGACGGTGACCTGTCCGATTCCGAGCTGGACGGCGCCGCCCCGCCCGGATCCGCCCAGATCGAGACCCTGTTCACCGACTACTTCGCCGGCCAGGACCTGGCCACCGCACCGACCGCGTTCGACGGACGCTCGGACTACGGTCCGTTCATCACCGCGGGCATCCCGGCCGGTGGGTTGTTCAGCGGGGCGGAAGGCATCAAGACCGAAGCGGAGGCCGCGATCTTCGGCGGCACGGCCGGGGTGGCCTACGACCCGAACTACCACCAGGCCGGCGACACCATCGGCAACCTGAACACGAAGGCCCTGGCCGAGTTCGGCGACGCCGCCGCCCACGCCGTCTGGACGATGGCGCGCAGCAGGTCCGGTCTGTACGAGGACGGGTCGCGGATGGCCCGTTCCGCGCCGCCGACCAAGGACAGCTTCGACCGGTGGGGCTCGGACTGGGTCCGCTGA
- a CDS encoding YhgE/Pip domain-containing protein produces the protein MISAFRLGSFELRRFKGPLPILALVFVLLVPLLYGALYLWSTWDPYGRLDKVPVAVVNQDQAVSVDGRTVDAGDQFVAELQNNPIFDWNFVEQSEAETGLAQGRYYLVITVPSDFSGNLASGPGIDPQRAVLQLRRDDANGYVIGTLTDSVKDRLTAAIDKAAIGAYFDAVFTNLQNIRSDVTAAGDAAGQLASGAGTAVTGGSDLAGGLVSAQDGATQLLNGLTDAQNGATQLATGATTAQQGSAQLSSGVADAQAGAQQLSSGLGTLSTGSGRLVSGADQVATGTAQLAGTAVPVLDAIGAAIPRITAANTAFADLIDADSGQATGRLAELATLAQQLPAGPTKTALIEALNAATTDVATAATAVDSAVAALNADGGVVAGDVSAAASQIDQLATGAAAVADGAADVDAGVSSAASGATDLASGLSTASSGAQSLDSGLLGLVDGANQLGQGLVTLQTGAQSLSDGIGTAQTGAGSLTDGISQLQAGATQLADQLNQGAARIPALTEDQSNSAAQVLSEPVDVQTTVDNAAVYYGRGLAPFFFAIAMWVFGITAFLVLRPISGRALVGRASALRLAMAGWLPILAVGGAGALILLGVCWAALGLDPVNVGPTFLVILLAAACFTAIAHLLRTALGVVGSALTLVLLMVQLTSAAGIYPAETLPAPLRAIHPFLPMTYLVDALRVAFTGGLAEHLWRDVAVLAAFAVLALAITVAVVARRKRFALRDLHPALG, from the coding sequence ATGATCTCCGCCTTCCGGCTCGGCAGCTTCGAGCTGCGACGGTTCAAGGGCCCGTTGCCGATCCTGGCCCTGGTGTTCGTCCTGCTGGTGCCGCTGCTCTACGGCGCGCTGTACCTGTGGTCGACGTGGGATCCGTACGGCCGGCTGGACAAGGTGCCGGTCGCGGTGGTCAACCAGGACCAGGCCGTCTCGGTCGACGGGCGCACCGTCGACGCCGGTGACCAGTTCGTCGCCGAGCTGCAGAACAACCCGATCTTCGACTGGAACTTCGTCGAGCAGTCCGAGGCCGAGACGGGCCTGGCCCAGGGTCGGTACTACCTGGTCATCACCGTCCCGTCGGACTTCTCCGGGAACCTGGCCAGCGGCCCGGGCATCGACCCGCAGCGTGCGGTGCTCCAGCTGCGCCGCGACGACGCCAACGGCTACGTCATCGGCACGCTGACCGACTCGGTGAAGGACCGGCTCACCGCGGCCATCGACAAGGCCGCCATCGGGGCCTACTTCGACGCGGTGTTCACCAACCTGCAGAACATCCGCAGCGACGTCACGGCCGCCGGGGACGCCGCCGGTCAGCTCGCGTCCGGAGCCGGCACCGCCGTCACCGGCGGGTCCGACCTGGCGGGCGGGCTGGTCTCCGCGCAGGACGGCGCCACCCAGCTGCTGAACGGACTCACCGACGCGCAGAACGGCGCCACCCAGCTCGCCACCGGAGCCACCACGGCGCAGCAGGGATCGGCCCAATTGAGTTCCGGGGTCGCCGACGCGCAGGCCGGTGCCCAGCAGCTGTCCTCCGGTCTGGGCACGCTGTCGACCGGGTCGGGCCGGCTGGTGTCCGGCGCCGACCAGGTCGCCACCGGCACGGCTCAGTTGGCCGGGACGGCCGTCCCCGTGCTGGACGCGATCGGTGCCGCCATCCCCCGGATCACCGCCGCGAACACGGCCTTCGCCGACCTGATCGACGCCGACTCCGGGCAGGCCACCGGCCGGTTGGCCGAGCTGGCCACGCTGGCCCAGCAGCTGCCGGCCGGGCCCACCAAGACCGCGCTCATCGAGGCGCTCAACGCCGCCACCACCGACGTGGCCACCGCCGCCACCGCGGTCGACTCGGCCGTGGCCGCCCTGAACGCGGACGGCGGCGTGGTGGCCGGCGACGTGTCGGCCGCCGCGTCCCAGATCGACCAGCTGGCCACCGGGGCCGCCGCGGTCGCCGACGGGGCAGCGGACGTCGACGCCGGGGTGTCCTCGGCGGCGTCCGGCGCGACCGATCTGGCCAGTGGACTGTCCACCGCCTCCTCGGGAGCGCAGAGTCTGGACTCCGGGCTGCTCGGCCTGGTCGACGGGGCGAACCAGCTCGGCCAGGGCCTGGTCACCCTGCAGACCGGGGCGCAGTCGCTGTCCGACGGCATCGGTACCGCGCAGACCGGGGCCGGTTCGCTCACCGACGGCATCTCCCAGCTGCAGGCCGGTGCCACCCAGCTCGCCGACCAGCTGAACCAGGGCGCGGCCCGCATCCCGGCGCTGACGGAGGACCAGTCGAACTCCGCCGCCCAGGTGCTCTCCGAGCCGGTGGACGTGCAGACCACGGTGGACAACGCCGCGGTGTACTACGGGCGCGGGCTGGCCCCGTTCTTCTTCGCCATCGCGATGTGGGTGTTCGGCATCACCGCCTTCCTGGTGCTGCGGCCCATCTCCGGGCGCGCCCTGGTCGGCCGCGCCTCGGCGCTGCGGTTGGCGATGGCCGGCTGGCTGCCGATCCTGGCGGTGGGCGGCGCGGGTGCCCTGATCCTGCTGGGCGTGTGCTGGGCGGCGCTCGGGCTGGACCCGGTCAACGTCGGGCCGACGTTCCTGGTGATCCTGCTGGCCGCGGCCTGCTTCACCGCCATCGCCCACCTGCTGCGGACGGCGCTGGGGGTGGTCGGGTCGGCGCTGACGCTGGTGCTGCTCATGGTGCAGCTGACGAGCGCGGCCGGCATCTACCCGGCCGAGACGCTGCCCGCTCCGCTCCGGGCGATCCATCCGTTCCTGCCGATGACGTATCTGGTGGACGCGCTCCGGGTGGCGTTCACCGGCGGGTTGGCCGAGCACCTCTGGCGGGATGTCGCGGTGCTCGCCGCGTTCGCCGTGCTGGCGCTGGCCATCACGGTGGCGGTGGTGGCGCGACGCAAGCGGTTCGCCCTCCGCGACCTGCATCCCGCACTGGGCTAG
- a CDS encoding ATP-binding cassette domain-containing protein: MGLFSKRAARAGQHRADPEQAELTDPGVQDGVPPLGPPASGPTDGPDGAGPADPAERAGRHEAADPVPPTALAWSAPMEAPPLASPSQGPVGIDPPDGAPTELVAPVDAPVEIVPVGVARPEPALQATGLGVAADGQWIFQGVELLVRRATVAAVVGPQGSGRSSLLLAVTGRLAVTAGTAAVAGVLAITDAPAVRQLTAVARLGDVVALEASLTVAESVDERCLIDGVRTSAGRVRYAEAARVLGLAVPEYLLVRDLTQEEATLLAVAVACVRPSDLIVLDDLDRGLDAPAQHRVAKALSRLSLVGPAVLVSTVDGWPVKNVVATMITLPPRDRTALIRPVEAVVVVPVAAPASIPPVVDPSSAAAAGAAPESVAPPPPASPDGPIVADPAFAPPEPPVEPPTELLARPELPAGPPTAPVAFPVAASAGTDPATRTPNTGTPNTGTESKDAR; this comes from the coding sequence GTGGGGTTGTTCAGCAAGCGCGCCGCTCGGGCGGGTCAGCACCGGGCGGACCCGGAACAGGCCGAGCTGACCGACCCGGGGGTGCAGGACGGTGTCCCACCCCTGGGACCACCGGCGTCCGGACCCACCGACGGTCCCGACGGCGCGGGTCCGGCCGACCCCGCCGAGCGCGCGGGGCGGCACGAGGCCGCCGACCCGGTCCCGCCGACCGCGCTGGCCTGGTCGGCGCCCATGGAGGCGCCGCCGCTGGCCTCCCCGTCGCAGGGTCCGGTCGGCATCGACCCGCCCGACGGAGCCCCGACCGAACTCGTCGCCCCCGTCGATGCCCCGGTGGAGATCGTCCCGGTCGGGGTGGCGCGGCCCGAACCGGCCCTGCAGGCCACCGGCCTCGGGGTGGCCGCCGACGGGCAGTGGATCTTCCAGGGGGTCGAGCTGCTGGTGCGGCGGGCCACCGTGGCCGCCGTCGTCGGCCCCCAGGGTTCCGGCCGGTCCAGCCTGCTGCTCGCGGTGACCGGCCGGCTGGCCGTCACCGCCGGGACCGCTGCGGTGGCCGGCGTGCTGGCCATTACCGATGCACCCGCCGTCCGGCAGCTGACGGCGGTGGCCCGGCTCGGCGACGTGGTCGCCCTCGAGGCGTCGCTCACCGTCGCCGAGTCGGTGGACGAGCGATGCCTGATCGACGGGGTCCGGACCTCCGCCGGCCGGGTCCGGTACGCCGAGGCCGCGCGGGTGCTCGGTCTGGCCGTGCCGGAGTACCTGCTCGTCCGTGATCTCACCCAGGAGGAGGCCACCCTGCTCGCGGTGGCCGTGGCCTGCGTCCGACCCAGCGATCTGATCGTCCTCGACGATCTGGACCGCGGTCTCGACGCTCCTGCCCAGCACCGGGTGGCCAAGGCGCTGAGTCGGCTGTCGCTCGTCGGCCCGGCCGTGCTGGTCTCCACCGTCGACGGCTGGCCGGTGAAGAACGTCGTCGCCACGATGATCACCCTGCCGCCCCGCGACCGGACCGCCCTGATCCGCCCGGTCGAGGCCGTGGTCGTCGTCCCGGTGGCCGCCCCCGCGAGCATCCCGCCCGTCGTGGACCCGTCCTCCGCCGCCGCTGCCGGTGCCGCCCCGGAGTCGGTGGCCCCGCCGCCCCCGGCCTCCCCGGACGGCCCGATCGTGGCCGACCCGGCGTTCGCGCCCCCCGAGCCGCCCGTCGAGCCGCCGACCGAGCTGCTCGCCCGACCCGAGCTGCCCGCCGGGCCGCCCACCGCGCCGGTCGCCTTCCCCGTGGCCGCGTCCGCCGGGACCGACCCGGCCACCCGCACCCCGAACACCGGCACCCCGAACACCGGTACCGAGAGCAAGGACGCCCGATGA